The Anaeromusa acidaminophila DSM 3853 genome includes a region encoding these proteins:
- a CDS encoding transketolase family protein, whose translation MGKATREAYGEALKEIGGKNEQIVVLDADLSKSTKTNVFAKAYPQRFFNVGIAEQNLVGTAAGLAASGKVPFVSTFAMFAAGRAFEQIRNSVCYPKLNVKVAATHAGLTVGEDGASHQAIEDVSLMRSLPNMTVLVPADEEETRQAIAWAAEYQGPVYIRLGRMSVDAVSPEGYVFAPAKAALLTEGNDVTLIANGVMVTAALEAAKTLATEGIQARVINMASVKPLDAAAVVSAAKETGAIVTCEEHSIIGGLGSAVAEVLAEQAPAPMERVGVKDTFGESGKPKELLAKYGLTAVDVAEAARRVVARKK comes from the coding sequence ATGGGTAAAGCAACACGTGAAGCATACGGTGAAGCGCTGAAGGAAATTGGCGGCAAAAACGAACAGATTGTTGTTTTAGATGCAGATTTGTCCAAGTCTACTAAAACGAATGTCTTTGCCAAAGCGTATCCGCAGCGATTTTTCAATGTCGGCATTGCCGAACAGAATTTGGTAGGAACGGCTGCCGGTTTAGCTGCCAGCGGCAAGGTTCCTTTTGTTTCTACTTTTGCCATGTTTGCAGCCGGACGGGCTTTTGAGCAGATCCGCAATTCGGTTTGCTATCCGAAACTGAACGTCAAGGTAGCGGCAACGCATGCCGGTTTAACCGTAGGGGAAGACGGCGCTTCTCACCAAGCGATTGAAGACGTGTCCCTTATGCGTAGTCTGCCGAACATGACAGTGCTGGTTCCTGCGGATGAGGAAGAAACTCGCCAGGCGATTGCTTGGGCTGCAGAATATCAGGGCCCTGTCTATATTCGGTTAGGACGCATGTCGGTGGATGCGGTTAGTCCGGAAGGCTATGTTTTTGCTCCGGCAAAGGCGGCCCTATTGACAGAGGGAAATGATGTGACGCTGATTGCTAACGGCGTCATGGTAACGGCTGCGTTGGAAGCGGCTAAGACACTGGCGACGGAAGGCATTCAGGCGCGAGTAATTAATATGGCCAGCGTGAAACCGTTGGATGCGGCTGCCGTTGTAAGCGCCGCCAAGGAAACCGGCGCTATTGTGACCTGCGAAGAGCACAGCATTATCGGCGGTCTGGGCAGTGCGGTGGCGGAAGTATTGGCAGAACAGGCTCCGGCCCCAATGGAGCGCGTCGGCGTTAAGGATACCTTTGGCGAGTCTGGTAAGCCTAAAGAGCTGTTGGCTAAATACGGCTTGACGGCAGTGGACGTAGCTGAAGCGGCGCGTCGCGTTGTGGCGCGTAAGAAATAA
- a CDS encoding LmeA family phospholipid-binding protein: MRKTGTVLAMIAAVLILLELVLPATLNGMLGASLTKQFEANNVEAETSGRPALFWLTGRIPRLQVTAVKGRLDRLAFEDLSADIQDARIDLVTLLQSQRISLRNPQKLSVRMAVSEESLAELLRQEMKGFEQVRVQIHPEKIDISGAYGVGGVFSLPLQVEGRVETDGDTVRFAPSYFKVGGRSVRQLGSLGGKGVMLLDVKRIAVPLLIADIQAQEGRLTIIAKERN, translated from the coding sequence GTGCGTAAAACAGGCACTGTTTTGGCGATGATTGCGGCGGTTCTTATTTTACTGGAGCTGGTGCTGCCAGCAACACTAAACGGCATGTTAGGAGCGTCATTGACCAAACAGTTTGAAGCGAACAACGTGGAGGCGGAAACAAGCGGTCGCCCGGCATTATTTTGGTTGACTGGACGCATACCACGGCTGCAAGTGACTGCGGTGAAGGGACGACTGGACCGCTTGGCCTTTGAGGATTTGTCCGCCGATATTCAAGACGCCCGCATTGATTTGGTAACGTTATTGCAGAGCCAACGTATCTCCTTGCGGAATCCGCAGAAGTTATCAGTAAGGATGGCGGTTAGCGAAGAAAGTTTGGCGGAACTTTTGCGGCAGGAAATGAAAGGCTTTGAACAAGTTCGCGTGCAAATTCATCCGGAGAAGATTGATATTTCCGGCGCCTATGGCGTTGGCGGCGTCTTTTCGCTGCCATTGCAAGTGGAAGGACGCGTTGAGACGGACGGAGATACGGTTCGCTTTGCGCCTTCCTATTTTAAAGTAGGCGGCCGCAGTGTGCGGCAACTGGGAAGTCTTGGCGGCAAAGGCGTAATGCTTCTAGATGTGAAGCGCATAGCGGTACCGCTGTTGATTGCCGACATACAGGCGCAAGAAGGTCGGTTGACGATTATTGCCAAAGAACGAAATTGA
- a CDS encoding transketolase, with protein sequence MRRRIIVANLSAQEVAELAQRAKAIRRHIVSMVTEAQSGHPGGSLSAAEILTLLYFKVMNIDAAKAGDAERDRFVLSKGHAAPVLYATLAEKGFFPVGELPSLRRINSRLQGHPSRKDLPGVEMSTGSLGQGLSAANGMALAARLDNSARRIYALLGDGELEEGMVWEAAMFAAHYKLDNLIAFVDFNGLQIDGPVAEVLSPLPIDKKFEAFGWNVILADGHDLQDLYRAVEVAKTVKGKPSVIIARTVKGKGVSKMENAVDWHGKAPSVEECRTFLSELDD encoded by the coding sequence ATGAGGAGGAGAATAATAGTGGCTAACTTAAGTGCCCAGGAAGTGGCGGAATTGGCGCAACGCGCCAAAGCGATTCGTCGGCATATTGTTTCAATGGTGACGGAGGCGCAATCGGGTCATCCCGGCGGCTCTTTGTCGGCAGCTGAGATTCTGACGCTGCTCTATTTCAAAGTGATGAATATCGATGCCGCTAAGGCAGGCGATGCAGAGCGGGATCGTTTTGTTTTGTCTAAAGGTCATGCTGCGCCGGTATTGTACGCTACTTTGGCGGAAAAAGGCTTTTTCCCGGTAGGGGAGCTGCCGTCATTGCGGCGTATTAATTCGCGTTTGCAGGGGCATCCTAGCCGCAAAGACCTGCCAGGCGTTGAAATGTCCACTGGTTCTTTGGGACAGGGACTGAGTGCCGCAAATGGGATGGCTTTGGCTGCTCGTTTGGATAACAGCGCTCGCCGGATTTACGCATTGCTGGGTGATGGCGAGCTGGAAGAAGGCATGGTTTGGGAAGCGGCTATGTTCGCGGCCCATTATAAGCTGGATAATTTGATCGCGTTTGTAGACTTCAATGGTCTGCAGATTGACGGTCCGGTGGCTGAAGTTCTTTCGCCGCTACCGATTGATAAGAAATTCGAAGCCTTTGGCTGGAATGTTATCCTAGCCGACGGCCATGATTTGCAAGATTTGTATCGTGCAGTGGAAGTGGCCAAAACGGTGAAAGGAAAGCCGTCGGTCATTATTGCCCGCACCGTGAAGGGCAAGGGCGTCAGCAAAATGGAAAATGCCGTGGATTGGCATGGCAAGGCTCCTTCAGTAGAAGAGTGCCGCACATTCTTAAGCGAATTAGACGATTGA
- the prfB gene encoding peptide chain release factor 2 (programmed frameshift) — translation MLLEDLRVEIVRVGETLEEMRGSLDVAVKEEKIAELEYEMGAPDFWDHPEKAQQLMRETTALKDTCETYRKLESRYDDMQVLWELGMEEKDESLYPEVESALNQLKQELEHLQLTLLLSGEYDANNAILTLHAGAGGTEAQDWAQMLLRMYVRWAEKGGYKVETMDFLAGDEAGVKSATILVSGHNAYGYLKSEKGVHRLVRISPFDSSGRRHTSFVALDVMPEIDDNVEVDLNMADVRVDTYRASGAGGQHINKTDSAVRMTHIPTGTVAQCQSERSQIQNREQCLHMLRAKLFALERQKQEQELNELAGDYQAIEWGSQIRSYVFHPYNMVKDHRTNAETGNVQAVMDGDLELFIQAYLRRGMQGD, via the exons ATGTTGTTGGAAGATTTACGGGTGGAGATCGTCCGTGTTGGAGAAACGCTAGAGGAAATGAGGGGATCTCTT GACGTAGCTGTCAAAGAGGAAAAGATCGCCGAACTGGAATATGAAATGGGAGCGCCTGATTTCTGGGATCATCCGGAAAAGGCGCAGCAACTGATGCGGGAAACGACGGCGCTGAAGGATACTTGCGAAACCTACCGGAAGCTGGAAAGTCGTTATGATGATATGCAGGTACTGTGGGAATTGGGTATGGAGGAGAAGGATGAAAGCCTGTACCCGGAAGTGGAGTCTGCGTTGAATCAGCTCAAACAAGAGCTGGAGCATCTGCAACTGACTTTATTGTTGTCCGGAGAGTATGACGCCAATAATGCTATTTTGACGCTTCATGCCGGAGCGGGCGGTACGGAGGCCCAAGATTGGGCGCAGATGCTGCTGCGCATGTATGTGCGTTGGGCGGAAAAAGGCGGCTACAAAGTGGAAACCATGGATTTTCTCGCGGGTGATGAAGCCGGCGTGAAAAGCGCCACCATTTTAGTGAGCGGTCATAATGCGTACGGATATTTGAAATCGGAAAAAGGCGTGCACCGGTTAGTGCGAATTTCTCCATTCGATTCCAGCGGCCGACGGCATACTTCCTTTGTGGCGTTGGACGTCATGCCGGAAATTGACGATAATGTGGAAGTGGATCTCAATATGGCGGATGTGCGCGTTGATACGTACCGCGCCAGCGGCGCTGGCGGTCAGCATATCAATAAAACTGACTCAGCGGTGCGCATGACCCATATACCCACGGGAACTGTGGCCCAATGCCAAAGCGAACGCTCGCAGATTCAAAACCGCGAGCAATGTTTGCATATGCTGCGGGCGAAGCTATTTGCACTGGAACGTCAGAAACAGGAACAGGAACTGAATGAATTGGCCGGAGACTATCAAGCCATTGAGTGGGGCAGCCAAATTCGCTCCTATGTTTTCCATCCGTACAATATGGTCAAGGATCATCGGACGAATGCGGAGACCGGCAATGTGCAGGCCGTGATGGACGGGGATTTGGAACTGTTTATTCAGGCGTATTTGCGTCGGGGAATGCAGGGGGACTGA
- the csaB gene encoding polysaccharide pyruvyl transferase CsaB: protein MSEIAISGYYGFSNAGDEAMLAAMIEVLGDLAPEVTITVISGNPDDTRRRHGVQAVHRLDVPAVMRLLKRSQLLISGGGSLLQDVTSERSLYYYLGVMWLARRMGTPVMLYSQGIGPVCGSLAQRVMRYVGNDAALITVRDEGSLEELRRLHISRPPQEVTADPVLAMHPVDKGLGRGILKRHGLEGTAPLVGLAIREWQGWDGYKDALAQAADRLVESCGARIVFLPMQSTEDIQAARKVQARMKQHSVVLQDAYTTSELLSLVGNLDVLLGIRLHALIFAAIMQVPLIGISYDPKIERFLSMLGEKPIGSLRSLQAEELSEAVQALLQNPARPWLPRMKELRDKAYRAAELAIDLLNKKS from the coding sequence ATGAGTGAGATTGCCATTTCTGGTTATTATGGTTTTTCCAACGCCGGTGATGAGGCGATGCTGGCGGCGATGATTGAAGTCCTTGGAGATCTGGCGCCGGAAGTGACCATTACGGTCATTTCCGGCAATCCGGATGATACGCGCCGCCGCCATGGCGTGCAGGCGGTGCATCGTCTGGATGTGCCGGCGGTGATGCGTCTTTTGAAGCGTTCGCAGTTACTTATTAGCGGCGGCGGCAGTTTGCTTCAGGACGTGACCAGCGAGCGGAGCCTCTATTACTATTTGGGGGTCATGTGGCTGGCTAGGCGCATGGGAACGCCGGTTATGCTGTATTCGCAAGGAATTGGGCCGGTTTGCGGTTCCTTGGCTCAGCGAGTTATGCGCTATGTAGGCAATGACGCGGCTCTGATCACGGTGCGTGACGAAGGTTCGCTGGAAGAATTGCGGCGTCTGCATATTAGCAGGCCGCCGCAGGAAGTGACTGCGGACCCGGTACTAGCGATGCATCCGGTGGACAAAGGACTGGGGCGTGGCATTTTGAAGCGCCATGGTCTGGAGGGCACAGCGCCGTTAGTGGGCTTGGCCATTCGCGAGTGGCAGGGCTGGGACGGCTATAAGGACGCGCTGGCGCAAGCCGCAGATCGGCTGGTGGAGAGTTGCGGCGCCCGGATTGTGTTTTTGCCGATGCAGTCCACGGAAGATATACAGGCGGCGCGCAAGGTGCAGGCTCGCATGAAGCAGCATTCGGTGGTTCTCCAGGACGCGTATACCACGAGCGAACTGTTGTCGCTGGTGGGGAATTTAGATGTTCTTTTAGGCATTCGGCTGCATGCGCTGATTTTTGCGGCAATTATGCAAGTGCCGTTAATCGGCATTTCCTATGATCCGAAGATTGAACGTTTCTTATCTATGCTGGGCGAAAAACCCATTGGGTCGCTGCGCAGTCTGCAGGCGGAGGAACTGTCCGAAGCGGTGCAGGCCTTGCTGCAGAATCCGGCGCGCCCGTGGCTGCCGCGCATGAAAGAATTGCGTGATAAAGCCTATCGGGCCGCAGAGCTGGCGATCGATTTGTTGAATAAGAAATCGTAA
- a CDS encoding murein hydrolase activator EnvC family protein has translation MLTMRKLTAAGVAAALLGLSLTPVWAYSEDDLESVQRQMREQRQRASEAQQQVDSVSTQLKQVQVQLDTAMEEYNGITSALSQTKQQIQTNEKVLAETEARLAKRVVILNKRMRDIYENGQINYLDVLLGAHDFNDFSTRMELLRRILSQDSELMLQVRTERDLVMQKRAELEQDHQRISQLQAAAEEKRLQIASRKQEKQKVLDSAVNERDTAEQAYQELMAMSQDIEQRLRSRTSSGRVAQATGALAWPTSGEITSPFGWRTHPIFGTSRFHSGIDIGADSGDPVVAADGGVVIEAGWMGGYGKAVIIDHGNGITTLYAHNSALLVSEGQSVRKGELISRVGSTGYSTGPHLHFEVRQNGSPVNPLNYL, from the coding sequence ATGTTGACAATGCGTAAACTGACGGCGGCCGGGGTGGCTGCAGCTTTACTGGGTTTGTCTCTAACACCCGTATGGGCGTATTCGGAGGATGATTTGGAAAGCGTGCAGCGGCAGATGCGCGAACAGCGTCAGCGCGCCTCGGAAGCGCAGCAGCAGGTGGACAGTGTATCGACGCAGCTGAAACAAGTGCAGGTGCAGTTGGATACGGCTATGGAAGAGTACAATGGCATTACATCGGCTTTATCTCAAACGAAACAGCAGATTCAGACGAATGAGAAGGTGCTGGCTGAAACGGAAGCGCGCCTAGCAAAACGCGTGGTGATCTTGAATAAACGCATGCGCGATATTTATGAAAACGGCCAAATCAACTATTTGGACGTTCTCTTGGGAGCGCATGATTTTAACGACTTTTCGACGCGTATGGAACTGTTGCGGCGCATTCTTTCGCAAGACAGCGAGCTGATGCTGCAAGTGCGCACGGAGCGGGATTTGGTAATGCAGAAGCGGGCGGAGCTGGAGCAAGATCATCAGCGTATTTCGCAGTTGCAAGCGGCGGCGGAGGAAAAACGGCTGCAAATTGCTTCGCGCAAGCAGGAAAAGCAGAAAGTCTTGGATTCGGCGGTAAACGAGCGGGATACGGCGGAACAGGCGTATCAAGAGCTTATGGCGATGTCGCAGGACATTGAGCAGCGTTTGCGGAGTCGTACCAGCAGCGGACGCGTAGCTCAGGCTACGGGGGCGCTGGCTTGGCCGACTTCGGGTGAAATTACGTCTCCCTTCGGTTGGCGGACGCATCCGATTTTTGGCACGTCCCGCTTCCATAGCGGCATTGATATCGGCGCTGATTCTGGTGATCCGGTAGTGGCGGCTGATGGCGGCGTTGTGATTGAAGCCGGCTGGATGGGCGGCTATGGCAAAGCGGTCATCATTGATCATGGTAATGGTATTACGACGTTGTATGCGCATAATTCGGCGCTTCTTGTGAGCGAAGGACAGAGCGTGCGTAAAGGCGAATTGATTTCCCGCGTAGGTTCTACTGGATATTCCACAGGGCCGCATCTTCATTTTGAGGTGCGCCAAAATGGTTCGCCGGTTAATCCGTTGAACTATCTGTGA
- a CDS encoding DUF5693 family protein: MTKFRYNRWLLACMALGLIAALYAGWQRHQTETANHTVEMVYDREELAELARIEGRSEQDVLAQFREAGVTSLAVYERTLEKLNQNGQVTSMPGAHLLHQYRTGTLSDPFWRRLVENGRIVAEDIYIIGHDEAVFGEVKADLERRLGAGRVLAVAEGQPVLQVKADYEKAVKWNLGLPTDEMRQVAQAGFLVVVRPSNYTLVRAEDVDAVFARIDGAGVQKQISTLMFVGEEALGYPNQLALTAQKMRERQLTLGMIEHPLQLQFVKQDGLLDLAALVNYRAARVYTIAKDEMLKLKPAEAAHRWPVTDQERNIRINLLRKFVKTDPGKTLLETNLDYVRATRNGIVEKGFAIGRADVFAEYTPSPYVLALIMLGAAAAGVLFLSLVRPFSPLLQYILLVITAAVLIVPVFKGGGLMARQVAALASAVIIPALSMTWQLDRWRWLSPKKGAPLARILGDGAVSLTLMVLFSLVGGLYVAGLLGDVRFFLEMEIYRGVKVTFIAPLLLVSITYLARHNLFGPEPMLGVVPQLKRMLNYPIYVKTLLGVALLAVAAWIFVGRSGHTAGVPVPAIELKLRAFLEQVMYARPREKEFMIGHPAFFLAMLAWYRQWPRLVHFVLVLGATIAQGSLVETFAHLRTPVLMSTVRAFDGLIVGIVFGVLAVVALQIAQYLTYLLERRTAGDE, from the coding sequence TTGACGAAATTCCGTTATAACCGCTGGCTGTTGGCCTGCATGGCGCTGGGGCTTATTGCCGCTTTGTATGCAGGTTGGCAGAGACATCAGACGGAGACGGCCAATCATACTGTGGAAATGGTTTATGACCGTGAAGAGCTGGCGGAATTGGCCCGGATCGAAGGGCGTTCGGAGCAAGACGTGCTGGCGCAGTTTCGCGAAGCGGGCGTAACGTCCTTAGCTGTGTATGAGCGGACGTTGGAGAAGTTGAATCAAAATGGTCAGGTGACAAGCATGCCCGGGGCTCATTTGCTGCACCAGTATCGTACAGGAACGCTGTCGGATCCTTTTTGGCGTCGCTTAGTTGAAAACGGGCGCATTGTGGCGGAGGATATTTATATTATTGGTCATGATGAAGCGGTGTTTGGCGAAGTCAAAGCGGACCTGGAGCGTCGTTTAGGAGCAGGACGCGTTCTTGCGGTAGCGGAAGGTCAGCCCGTGTTGCAGGTAAAAGCTGACTATGAAAAGGCTGTTAAATGGAATTTAGGTCTGCCGACGGATGAGATGCGTCAAGTGGCGCAGGCAGGCTTTTTAGTCGTGGTCCGTCCCAGCAACTACACGCTGGTGAGGGCGGAGGACGTGGATGCAGTTTTTGCCCGCATCGACGGGGCGGGCGTGCAAAAGCAGATAAGCACGCTCATGTTTGTGGGGGAAGAGGCGCTGGGGTATCCGAACCAACTGGCCTTGACGGCGCAGAAGATGAGGGAGCGTCAACTGACATTAGGGATGATCGAACATCCGTTGCAGCTGCAGTTTGTCAAGCAAGACGGTCTGTTGGATTTAGCGGCTTTGGTGAACTATCGGGCGGCAAGGGTGTACACCATTGCCAAGGACGAAATGCTGAAGCTTAAGCCGGCCGAAGCGGCGCATCGCTGGCCGGTGACAGATCAGGAACGTAATATCCGCATTAATTTGTTGCGGAAATTTGTCAAAACCGATCCAGGGAAGACGTTGTTAGAGACAAACTTGGATTATGTGCGCGCTACGCGCAATGGAATTGTGGAAAAAGGCTTTGCGATTGGCCGCGCTGACGTGTTTGCTGAATATACGCCTTCACCATACGTGTTGGCGTTAATTATGCTTGGCGCAGCAGCAGCAGGGGTGCTTTTCTTGTCTCTTGTGCGGCCATTTTCGCCATTATTGCAGTATATACTGCTGGTGATTACTGCAGCTGTTTTGATTGTGCCTGTTTTTAAAGGCGGCGGCTTGATGGCGCGGCAGGTGGCGGCTTTAGCGAGCGCCGTGATTATTCCAGCGTTATCTATGACCTGGCAGCTGGATCGCTGGCGCTGGCTCTCACCGAAGAAAGGCGCGCCTTTGGCGCGGATTTTGGGGGACGGAGCAGTAAGCTTGACGCTGATGGTGCTCTTTTCCTTGGTTGGCGGCTTGTATGTGGCCGGTTTGTTGGGCGATGTGCGTTTCTTCTTGGAAATGGAGATTTACCGTGGCGTGAAGGTGACCTTTATAGCGCCGCTTCTCCTGGTTTCCATTACGTATTTGGCGCGTCATAACCTGTTTGGACCGGAGCCGATGCTTGGCGTAGTGCCACAGCTAAAACGCATGCTGAACTATCCAATCTATGTGAAGACGCTTTTGGGCGTTGCCTTACTTGCGGTTGCAGCCTGGATTTTTGTGGGGCGTTCCGGCCATACGGCAGGCGTGCCAGTTCCAGCCATCGAGCTAAAATTGCGGGCGTTTTTGGAACAAGTGATGTACGCCCGACCACGGGAAAAAGAATTTATGATAGGTCATCCGGCCTTTTTTCTGGCTATGCTGGCGTGGTATCGTCAATGGCCAAGGCTGGTGCATTTTGTTTTGGTACTGGGAGCGACAATCGCTCAGGGGTCATTAGTTGAGACGTTTGCTCATTTGCGTACGCCGGTTTTGATGTCGACGGTGCGGGCCTTTGACGGTCTGATTGTGGGCATTGTATTTGGCGTGTTGGCTGTGGTTGCTTTGCAGATTGCCCAGTATCTCACATACCTGCTGGAAAGGAGAACCGCAGGGGATGAGTGA
- the ftsX gene encoding permease-like cell division protein FtsX, giving the protein MKISTFEYFVREAFISMRRNGLMSVASVSTMALSLFILGMFLILVLNLTHLASALESQVQISVYLQDGLSEYEHREIGTRITKMQGVNQVLFVTKAEAMKRFQERLGEQKNLLNALGETNPLPNAFEVKVDKPEQVKAVAKAIGEIKGVENAKYGQEVIEQLFALTKLIRTFGLILIILLALAAIFIIANTIRLTVFARRKEIGIMKYVGATDSFIRWPFLIEGVMLGIGGALLSVLILSQTYGLLVERIYESLAFLPLLPQYPFILQISLLLLMVGMVVGALGSAVSLRRFMKV; this is encoded by the coding sequence ATGAAGATTAGTACCTTCGAGTATTTTGTCAGGGAAGCGTTTATTTCCATGCGGCGCAACGGCTTGATGAGCGTGGCGTCAGTGAGTACTATGGCTCTATCCCTATTTATTCTGGGGATGTTCCTAATTTTGGTTTTGAATCTGACTCACTTGGCTTCAGCCTTGGAGTCGCAAGTGCAGATTTCCGTATATCTGCAGGATGGCTTATCGGAATACGAGCATCGGGAGATTGGCACGCGCATTACTAAAATGCAGGGCGTAAACCAGGTGCTTTTTGTGACAAAGGCTGAAGCGATGAAGCGCTTTCAAGAGCGCCTAGGCGAGCAAAAAAATCTCCTGAACGCCTTAGGAGAAACCAATCCTTTGCCCAATGCCTTTGAAGTCAAAGTGGATAAGCCGGAGCAGGTGAAGGCGGTAGCAAAGGCGATAGGGGAAATCAAAGGCGTGGAGAATGCCAAATACGGTCAAGAAGTCATTGAACAGCTATTTGCTTTGACAAAATTGATTCGAACCTTTGGGTTGATTTTGATTATCTTGTTGGCGTTGGCGGCTATTTTCATCATTGCCAATACCATTCGCCTTACGGTATTTGCGCGGCGCAAGGAAATCGGCATTATGAAGTATGTTGGCGCTACGGATAGCTTCATTCGCTGGCCTTTCTTGATCGAAGGAGTTATGTTGGGAATTGGCGGCGCGCTCTTGTCGGTGCTGATTTTGTCACAGACGTATGGCTTGCTGGTGGAGCGTATTTACGAGTCGTTGGCTTTTTTACCGCTTTTGCCGCAATATCCTTTTATTTTGCAGATTAGCTTGCTGTTATTGATGGTGGGCATGGTGGTAGGAGCCTTAGGCAGCGCCGTATCGTTGCGGCGGTTTATGAAGGTGTAG
- the ftsE gene encoding cell division ATP-binding protein FtsE has protein sequence MIHMKNVGKVYDSGIVALRDINVDIQKGEFVFVVGPSGAGKTTFTKMIFREELPTQGQLVVNGRNVTALKSSEVPYFRRSLGIIFQDYRLLPNRTVYENVAFAMQVIEAPRREIQKRVNHVLELVGLRYRARNFPTELSGGEQQRVAIARAIVNNPVVVIADEPTGNLDPETSWEIMKIFERINKNGTTIVMATHDKTVVDTMRKRVIAIERSSIVRDEAKGVYGYED, from the coding sequence TTGATTCATATGAAGAACGTCGGCAAGGTTTACGACAGCGGCATCGTAGCGTTGCGCGACATCAATGTGGATATTCAAAAAGGGGAATTTGTCTTTGTTGTAGGTCCTTCCGGAGCGGGAAAAACGACCTTTACGAAGATGATTTTCCGAGAGGAACTGCCGACCCAAGGGCAATTGGTAGTCAATGGCCGCAATGTGACGGCGTTAAAATCCAGCGAAGTGCCGTATTTTAGGCGTAGCCTGGGTATTATTTTTCAGGACTATCGGTTGCTGCCGAACCGGACGGTGTATGAAAATGTGGCGTTTGCCATGCAGGTTATCGAGGCGCCGCGCCGAGAAATTCAAAAACGGGTGAACCATGTGCTGGAACTGGTGGGGCTGCGTTATCGGGCGCGCAACTTTCCTACAGAGTTATCCGGCGGCGAGCAGCAGCGCGTAGCTATTGCTAGAGCGATTGTAAACAACCCGGTGGTAGTCATTGCCGACGAACCGACAGGGAATTTAGACCCGGAAACATCCTGGGAAATCATGAAAATTTTTGAACGCATCAATAAAAATGGCACGACGATTGTAATGGCGACTCATGATAAGACCGTAGTGGATACCATGCGCAAGCGGGTTATCGCCATTGAACGCAGCAGTATTGTTCGTGACGAGGCCAAAGGGGTATACGGTTATGAAGATTAG
- a CDS encoding S41 family peptidase, which yields MRRGKLWAGAAVLVLITMFATLGGVFYIFRLSAEDGLQALRFFRAFKAVQAQYVEGTDTQKLMSGAIRGMVASLEDPHSIYMDEKLYNEFKVETSGAFGGVGIVVGMKDKQLIVVSPIEGTPGEKAGIKSGDRIVRIDGVETKNMPLDEAVGKIRGPEGSQITLSVERGEAEALDFALTRSIIDIKTVGGKMLDEQTGYIRITTFNEHTGADFLKKYQELEEQGMKRLVLDLRNNPGGIVEESVKVAGRLVPKGPVVSMVTRSGKKETRYSNLETPPIPLAVLVNGGSASASEIVAGAVQDTHAGTLIGTKTFGKGSVQTIYRLSDGAIKLTIAKYYTPAERSINGVGIEPDIVVEGNGERRGEVGSDAQLDKALEVLRQK from the coding sequence TTGAGGCGGGGGAAATTATGGGCGGGTGCGGCAGTACTGGTGCTCATTACGATGTTTGCCACCTTGGGCGGAGTATTTTACATTTTCCGTCTTTCGGCGGAAGATGGGTTGCAGGCGCTGCGGTTTTTTCGGGCTTTTAAAGCCGTGCAAGCCCAGTATGTAGAAGGAACTGATACGCAAAAGCTGATGAGCGGGGCCATTCGTGGCATGGTCGCTTCCTTGGAGGATCCGCACTCTATCTATATGGATGAAAAGCTGTACAACGAATTCAAAGTAGAGACCTCCGGGGCTTTTGGCGGCGTTGGCATTGTAGTAGGGATGAAGGACAAGCAGTTGATTGTCGTATCTCCGATTGAAGGCACGCCAGGGGAAAAAGCCGGCATTAAAAGCGGAGACCGTATTGTACGAATTGATGGGGTGGAAACCAAGAATATGCCCTTAGATGAAGCGGTGGGCAAGATTCGCGGTCCCGAAGGCTCGCAAATAACGTTGTCTGTTGAACGAGGCGAAGCAGAAGCTCTTGATTTTGCCTTAACCCGCTCTATTATTGACATCAAGACGGTAGGCGGAAAAATGCTGGATGAGCAAACCGGCTATATTCGGATTACTACCTTTAATGAGCATACTGGCGCTGATTTCTTAAAAAAATATCAAGAACTTGAGGAACAGGGCATGAAGCGCCTTGTCTTAGATCTGCGGAATAACCCTGGCGGCATTGTGGAGGAATCGGTTAAGGTGGCCGGACGCTTGGTGCCCAAAGGGCCTGTGGTTTCTATGGTGACGCGCAGCGGCAAAAAGGAAACCCGGTACTCGAACTTAGAAACACCTCCAATCCCCTTGGCCGTCTTGGTAAATGGCGGCAGCGCCAGTGCGTCGGAGATTGTCGCTGGCGCGGTTCAAGATACGCATGCCGGTACCTTGATAGGAACAAAAACGTTTGGCAAAGGATCTGTGCAGACGATCTACCGTCTTTCCGACGGAGCCATAAAATTGACTATTGCCAAGTATTATACTCCTGCAGAGCGTTCGATTAACGGCGTTGGCATTGAGCCGGATATTGTGGTGGAAGGCAATGGCGAACGGCGCGGCGAAGTCGGCTCTGATGCGCAGCTCGATAAGGCGCTGGAAGTATTGAGGCAGAAATAG